The Kiritimatiellia bacterium genome window below encodes:
- a CDS encoding MotA/TolQ/ExbB proton channel family protein, with product MSESLISSLVREAIPIWKSGGWGMFALAADALVLFGIGFHTLVRLLEKGALADPRVAWAKWKHDPARATGPLSRLIREAMSRRNEESVQAFFAELHRAEFASFASDLKVMNVAVAAAPLLGLLGTVTGMLTTFKGLAEGGGGEKTMSVIASGISEALITTETGLVIGLGGMVFQFVLTRQHEKFNKMIAALEDSCLLEWRARSDAVRRAA from the coding sequence ATGAGCGAATCCCTAATCAGCTCGCTGGTCAGGGAAGCCATCCCGATTTGGAAGTCGGGCGGATGGGGAATGTTTGCTCTCGCTGCGGATGCACTGGTTTTGTTCGGGATCGGTTTCCATACCTTGGTGCGTTTGCTGGAGAAGGGCGCCTTGGCGGATCCCCGTGTGGCATGGGCAAAGTGGAAGCATGACCCCGCCCGAGCGACGGGGCCACTCAGCCGACTTATTCGCGAGGCGATGTCGCGGCGGAACGAGGAAAGCGTTCAGGCCTTTTTCGCCGAATTGCACCGCGCGGAATTCGCATCGTTTGCCAGCGATCTGAAGGTGATGAACGTGGCCGTTGCGGCGGCGCCTCTGCTCGGCCTTTTGGGGACCGTCACCGGCATGCTCACCACCTTCAAGGGGCTTGCGGAAGGGGGCGGCGGCGAAAAGACCATGTCGGTGATCGCCAGCGGAATTTCGGAGGCGCTGATCACGACGGAAACGGGTCTGGTCATCGGTCTCGGCGGAATGGTCTTCCAGTTCGTGCTGACGCGCCAACACGAGAAATTCAACAAGATGATCGCCGCGCTGGAGGATAGTTGCCTGCTCGAATGGCGGGCTCGGTCCGACGCCGTACGGAGGGCGGCATGA
- a CDS encoding biopolymer transporter ExbD: MSRFRNIAAEESAEASIDISPLIDCIFILLLFFIVTTTFVEETGVEVDKPQAAASVKLEKNSILIAITAEGQIVYGGRDVGIGGVRPLVKRLLEKEDMPVIIQTDQSVPSGLLVRVIDEAKLAGATRVNLATRPGGAR; encoded by the coding sequence ATGAGCCGGTTCCGGAACATAGCGGCCGAAGAATCCGCGGAGGCCTCGATCGACATTTCCCCGTTGATCGACTGCATTTTCATCCTCCTGTTGTTTTTTATTGTGACGACGACATTTGTCGAAGAAACCGGAGTGGAGGTGGACAAACCGCAGGCGGCCGCATCTGTAAAGCTCGAAAAAAACAGTATTCTGATCGCGATCACGGCGGAGGGCCAGATTGTCTACGGCGGCCGCGATGTGGGCATCGGCGGCGTCCGCCCGCTGGTCAAACGGCTGCTTGAGAAAGAGGACATGCCGGTGATCATACAGACGGACCAGTCGGTGCCGTCGGGATTGCTGGTTCGGGTCATTGATGAAGCCAAACTCGCGGGGGCGACTCGCGTGAACCTCGCGACAAGGCCGGGAGGCGCCCGATGA
- a CDS encoding energy transducer TonB, with amino-acid sequence MSSRRFGSARRPLVSAARGTFVAVLSALFAALMFLLLPVLEQVNRIGREEMEIRSVGTADLPPPPPPPEEPPEQKEEEEPPPEIAEEAPPLDLSQLELALNPGSGDGFGDMVARLTQIDPASAQVDADAIFSSADLDQMPRPVFQPPPEYPAELRRKRIEGTVYVVFVVDKNGRVVNPSVQASSNPALDASALQAVRRWRFEPGRRRGQPVQFKMRVPITFAVS; translated from the coding sequence ATGAGCAGCCGCCGGTTTGGGTCGGCCCGACGGCCTCTAGTGTCAGCGGCACGCGGCACATTTGTCGCGGTATTGAGCGCGCTGTTCGCCGCGCTGATGTTCCTGCTCTTGCCCGTGCTGGAGCAGGTGAATCGGATCGGGCGGGAGGAAATGGAAATCCGGTCCGTCGGGACTGCCGATTTGCCGCCGCCTCCCCCTCCGCCGGAGGAGCCGCCCGAGCAGAAAGAGGAGGAGGAACCGCCGCCGGAGATCGCGGAAGAGGCCCCGCCGCTGGATCTTTCCCAACTTGAGCTGGCGCTCAATCCCGGTTCGGGCGATGGGTTTGGCGACATGGTGGCGCGTCTGACGCAAATCGACCCCGCTTCAGCGCAGGTTGATGCCGACGCGATCTTTTCGTCCGCGGATCTCGACCAAATGCCTCGGCCCGTGTTTCAACCGCCCCCGGAGTATCCGGCCGAACTCCGGCGCAAGCGGATCGAAGGCACCGTTTATGTCGTGTTTGTCGTGGACAAAAACGGGCGGGTCGTCAATCCCTCCGTTCAAGCCTCGTCCAACCCCGCTTTGGACGCATCCGCGTTGCAAGCCGTACGTCGCTGGCGGTTTGAGCCCGGGCGGCGGCGCGGCCAGCCCGTCCAGTTCAAAATGAGGGTTCCGATCACATTTGCCGTATCATGA
- a CDS encoding tetratricopeptide repeat protein produces MSPTSNIRWSTTARLAAFALAGWLGALPGRVTAQTAEELRLWRSPEFQRAFLGTYGVRTDIEPQLTEAERALMQQIMELMGQPRGLDKARVAILKTITPASSAAFDFTLGNIYFQQDKLDKAATAYQRAIQKFPAFQRAWKNLGIVEIRAGRHAAGREALARAIELGATDGLTYGLLGVALAAEDKFMAAETAFRQAMLLQPDVPDWKLGLARAMFRQNRFGEVAALADELIAKNPESADFYLLKAGALLGLKQPLKAAEIYEFLDLDGRAPATALQTLGDIYVNEGAWDLAAGAYRRSAEKEGPAAAERTVRNVEVLAARGAADAASDLIAFARERFGDALGENGRIRLLRVEARLASGEGGENYRRILEEIIRVDPLDGDALIRLGQLAAKEGRLEQAVLYFERAAALDRFEAEAKLRHAQALVRNGRFQEAVPLLKRSQELRPREDVARYLEQVERLARTQAAPAG; encoded by the coding sequence ATGAGTCCGACATCGAACATTCGATGGAGCACGACCGCACGCCTGGCGGCATTCGCCCTGGCCGGCTGGCTCGGCGCGCTGCCCGGTCGGGTGACCGCTCAAACGGCCGAGGAACTCCGCCTCTGGCGCTCCCCTGAATTTCAGCGCGCGTTTCTGGGCACGTATGGTGTGCGCACGGACATCGAGCCGCAACTGACCGAGGCCGAGCGTGCGCTGATGCAGCAGATCATGGAACTGATGGGCCAGCCGCGCGGGCTCGACAAGGCGCGCGTCGCCATCCTCAAGACCATTACGCCCGCCAGCAGCGCGGCGTTTGACTTCACGCTCGGTAATATCTATTTCCAGCAGGACAAACTCGACAAGGCCGCCACCGCGTACCAACGGGCGATTCAAAAATTTCCCGCCTTCCAGCGCGCGTGGAAAAATCTGGGCATCGTGGAAATCCGCGCGGGTCGGCACGCTGCCGGCCGCGAGGCGCTTGCGCGCGCGATTGAACTCGGCGCGACGGACGGCCTTACGTATGGGTTGCTCGGCGTCGCGCTGGCTGCCGAGGATAAATTCATGGCGGCCGAAACCGCTTTTCGCCAGGCCATGCTGTTGCAACCGGACGTGCCGGACTGGAAGCTTGGCCTCGCCCGCGCGATGTTCCGCCAGAACCGGTTTGGCGAGGTCGCTGCGCTCGCGGATGAGTTGATCGCCAAAAATCCCGAGTCGGCGGATTTTTATCTTTTGAAAGCGGGTGCACTGCTCGGATTGAAGCAGCCGCTGAAGGCCGCGGAAATTTACGAGTTCCTCGATTTGGACGGCCGTGCCCCGGCGACCGCGTTGCAAACGCTGGGCGACATCTACGTCAACGAAGGGGCCTGGGACCTTGCCGCGGGGGCCTACCGGCGTTCGGCTGAAAAGGAAGGTCCGGCCGCGGCCGAGCGCACGGTGCGGAACGTAGAGGTACTGGCCGCGCGCGGGGCGGCTGACGCAGCCTCCGACCTGATCGCATTCGCGCGAGAGCGGTTTGGCGACGCGCTTGGCGAGAACGGCCGCATCCGTCTGCTTCGTGTCGAGGCGCGGTTGGCCTCGGGCGAGGGCGGAGAGAACTATCGGCGCATCCTCGAAGAAATTATCCGCGTTGACCCGCTCGATGGAGATGCCCTAATTCGGCTGGGCCAACTGGCGGCCAAGGAGGGCCGCCTCGAGCAGGCGGTGCTTTATTTCGAACGCGCTGCGGCGCTCGATCGGTTCGAGGCCGAGGCGAAGTTGCGCCATGCGCAGGCGCTGGTGCGGAATGGCCGGTTTCAGGAGGCCGTGCCGCTGTTGAAGCGCTCACAGGAGCTTCGCCCGCGGGAGGATGTGGCGCGGTATTTGGAACAGGTGGAGCGGCTGGCGCGAACGCAAGCCGCCCCCGCAGGATAA
- a CDS encoding prepilin-type N-terminal cleavage/methylation domain-containing protein, with amino-acid sequence MRTERSIAQAAFTLVELLVVSATIGLLALVMATALSNAIEAGRDMRCRSQLRQMAFGALLRAELDGGLLPASYERDVLTGATRTWEWVLWHLGTEYQVQQCPSFRGAAMWDGDKFTGYNYNSSYLGGRILRRGGVLLAASLTSARIGDIRNPSECAMFGDGEYENGANKFMRSPFPGPLDPDASLALGGTQGFRHRGRTNVAFADGHVESRSNRYTTTAAPGSPAPQCGFLSPDNRLYDLE; translated from the coding sequence ATGAGGACTGAGCGCTCCATCGCTCAAGCTGCCTTTACGCTCGTGGAGCTGCTGGTCGTTTCGGCTACAATAGGCCTTTTGGCGCTGGTTATGGCGACCGCGCTCTCGAATGCGATCGAAGCGGGACGAGATATGCGCTGCCGGAGCCAATTGCGGCAGATGGCCTTCGGCGCATTGCTCCGCGCCGAACTTGACGGAGGACTGCTGCCCGCCAGCTATGAACGGGACGTTTTGACCGGCGCCACGCGCACCTGGGAATGGGTTCTGTGGCATCTGGGGACGGAGTATCAGGTTCAGCAATGCCCGTCATTCCGCGGCGCGGCTATGTGGGACGGAGACAAATTCACCGGCTACAACTACAATTCGAGCTACCTTGGCGGCCGCATCCTGCGGCGAGGGGGAGTTCTCCTCGCGGCGTCCTTGACGTCAGCTCGGATTGGCGACATTCGGAATCCATCGGAATGCGCGATGTTTGGCGACGGCGAGTATGAAAACGGCGCCAACAAATTCATGCGATCGCCGTTTCCGGGGCCCCTTGATCCCGACGCGTCACTGGCGTTGGGGGGCACTCAGGGCTTTCGGCATCGCGGACGAACCAACGTGGCGTTCGCGGATGGCCATGTGGAATCCCGATCGAACCGGTATACGACCACGGCGGCGCCGGGCTCGCCGGCGCCGCAATGCGGTTTTTTGTCGCCCGACAACCGGCTATATGATTTGGAATAA
- a CDS encoding cysteine-rich CWC family protein gives MSSDVDPARCPLCGGPNHCAMANGFPVTSCWCAEEYIPPALLARVPARAYGRACICRACLASHTNLEGQSLHRFSPACGGSASGVPGSA, from the coding sequence ATGAGCTCCGACGTCGACCCGGCCCGTTGCCCTCTCTGCGGGGGTCCGAACCACTGTGCGATGGCAAACGGCTTTCCCGTGACCTCATGCTGGTGCGCGGAGGAATACATCCCACCCGCTCTCTTGGCGCGGGTTCCCGCCCGCGCGTACGGCCGCGCCTGCATCTGCCGTGCATGCCTGGCCTCACACACGAATCTTGAAGGCCAGTCACTGCACAGGTTTTCGCCCGCTTGTGGCGGTTCTGCAAGCGGTGTGCCGGGCTCCGCCTAA
- a CDS encoding Mur ligase domain-containing protein, translating into MIIKPHIHIAGVGGVGMSALAEALLALGYDVSGSDRTMDQGGDSEAVAILKRAGLRLAPQDGSALTPNTYALAVSTAIESDNPELLAARRLGIEVVHRAAMLARLASGKDVVAITGTAGKTTVTALVGWLLEQAGFDPTVVNGGIVLNWRGPARLGNVRIGRSNWWVIEADESDRSLLNFHPAHALITNASKDHFELAEVQALFQRFAAQVRGTVVAGPGVAHFLGRPAIEPVYEIARRDSCWLIRYRGCHFETAMPGRHNAENAALAIALCDALGAPLERLHAALPSFRGVHRRLEVVGLFRGARVIDDYAHNPAKMAASWRAAAEGANRVIGWWRPHGFAPLALMMSELVEALAKALRPTDRFFVLPVFYAGGTVRRTVTSEDFVAALRARGVDAELVETYSELRKRIDAETRPGDVLLGMGARDPELPRFARSLVSV; encoded by the coding sequence ATGATTATAAAGCCGCATATTCACATCGCCGGAGTCGGCGGCGTGGGCATGAGCGCGCTGGCAGAAGCCCTGCTCGCGCTCGGCTACGACGTTTCCGGCTCGGATCGGACGATGGATCAGGGCGGCGACTCCGAAGCCGTGGCCATCCTCAAACGTGCCGGCCTCCGGCTAGCCCCTCAGGACGGTTCGGCGCTCACACCGAACACGTATGCCTTAGCGGTCAGCACGGCGATCGAGTCCGACAATCCAGAACTCCTCGCCGCCCGCCGCCTCGGCATCGAAGTCGTCCACCGCGCTGCCATGCTCGCGCGTCTTGCGAGCGGCAAGGATGTGGTGGCGATCACCGGCACGGCGGGCAAGACGACCGTCACCGCCCTCGTCGGATGGCTGCTGGAGCAAGCCGGATTCGATCCTACGGTTGTCAACGGCGGCATCGTTTTGAACTGGAGAGGGCCCGCACGACTCGGGAACGTTCGAATCGGCCGGTCCAACTGGTGGGTCATCGAAGCCGATGAGAGTGACCGATCGTTGCTGAATTTTCATCCGGCCCATGCGCTGATCACAAACGCATCCAAGGACCATTTCGAATTGGCCGAAGTGCAGGCGCTCTTCCAACGGTTCGCCGCTCAGGTTCGCGGGACGGTCGTCGCCGGCCCGGGCGTCGCGCACTTCCTCGGGCGGCCAGCGATTGAGCCGGTGTACGAGATCGCGCGGAGAGACTCGTGCTGGCTCATCCGCTATCGGGGCTGCCACTTTGAAACGGCGATGCCGGGGCGACACAATGCGGAAAATGCAGCGCTGGCCATCGCGCTCTGCGATGCGCTGGGCGCCCCGTTGGAGCGACTCCACGCCGCGCTGCCCTCTTTTCGGGGTGTGCATCGGCGACTCGAGGTCGTGGGTTTGTTCCGCGGCGCACGCGTTATCGACGATTACGCCCACAACCCGGCCAAGATGGCGGCCTCCTGGCGCGCGGCGGCTGAGGGTGCTAATCGCGTCATCGGCTGGTGGCGCCCCCACGGCTTTGCGCCGCTCGCTTTGATGATGAGCGAGTTGGTTGAAGCGCTGGCAAAAGCCCTCCGCCCAACGGATCGTTTTTTCGTCCTGCCCGTCTTCTACGCGGGCGGAACGGTCCGGCGCACCGTAACCTCCGAGGACTTTGTCGCGGCGCTCCGTGCAAGAGGCGTGGACGCAGAGCTGGTCGAGACGTATTCCGAACTGCGCAAGCGAATCGACGCGGAAACCCGGCCGGGAGATGTCCTTTTGGGCATGGGCGCGCGCGACCCTGAATTGCCTCGTTTCGCGCGATCCCTGGTCTCGGTGTAA
- the msrA gene encoding peptide-methionine (S)-S-oxide reductase MsrA, with the protein MSPKEAKVSKPSRTEVATFAGGCFWCIEAVFEQVPGVLRAESGYIGGHVENPTYEEVCTGETGHAEAVQIEFDPSIVTYEDLLDWFWRAHDPTQLNRQGPDVGTQYRSAIFYHNEAQREAALESIARLNASGKFSRPIVTQVVPATVFYRAEEYHQDYYVNHRRAGYCQFVIRPKLEKLGLKP; encoded by the coding sequence ATGTCGCCCAAGGAGGCCAAGGTGTCAAAGCCGTCACGTACAGAGGTCGCCACGTTTGCAGGCGGATGTTTTTGGTGTATCGAGGCTGTTTTCGAACAGGTGCCTGGCGTGTTGCGGGCCGAATCGGGATATATCGGCGGCCATGTTGAAAACCCGACCTACGAAGAGGTCTGCACCGGCGAAACTGGTCATGCGGAGGCCGTTCAAATCGAGTTTGATCCTTCGATCGTGACCTATGAAGACCTCCTCGATTGGTTCTGGCGAGCCCATGACCCCACGCAACTGAACCGCCAAGGTCCGGATGTCGGGACGCAATATCGGTCTGCGATCTTCTATCACAATGAGGCCCAGCGCGAGGCCGCGCTCGAATCAATCGCCCGCCTGAACGCCTCCGGCAAATTCTCCCGGCCCATTGTCACGCAGGTCGTGCCCGCCACCGTGTTCTACCGGGCCGAAGAGTATCATCAGGACTATTACGTCAACCATCGGCGCGCCGGATACTGCCAGTTCGTGATCCGACCCAAGTTGGAAAAACTCGGGCTAAAGCCCTGA
- the tilS gene encoding tRNA lysidine(34) synthetase TilS, with translation MLSCPGMLEKVWNTIVRRRLLRGRDRVVVGVSGGADSIALLHALHALGHRAKIELMAAHLNHGIRGSEADIDEEFVRLSAWRLGVACMTDREDVPARARVEGESLEMAGRAARLRFFARVAEAFGADAVAVAHTADDAAETFLLRLLRGSGTAGLGGLAAESRIGGVRLVRPLIDVTRAEVEAFLRAHRIPWREDMTNRDLSIPRNRMRIELIPLLERHYQPRIREILVRTAEAVRADAELLEPQIRRAFSRAREADGLSVRALASLPPALRRHVFARWLRAGGVDPSRIDARMIERLDDLVQREARAADLADGLVARVRQGLLEMGYPNAPKPAPAPASLPIPGSVRWGGFRVRAELGHGILRPPRGRAGAFPAEASIRLPAADEQLSVAAPWPGARIAPVGLAGSVKLQDLFVNHRVPSTDRKLMPLVVCGSEVVWVPGYRVAQRWAVPEEGAICVHLKADRGESDEDE, from the coding sequence TTGCTATCATGTCCGGGCATGCTCGAGAAGGTGTGGAATACTATCGTTCGGCGACGTCTTCTCCGGGGGCGCGATCGCGTGGTGGTCGGAGTTTCCGGCGGAGCCGATTCGATCGCGTTACTCCATGCGCTCCATGCCTTGGGCCATCGAGCGAAAATCGAGCTAATGGCCGCACACTTGAATCATGGGATTCGCGGCTCGGAGGCGGATATCGACGAGGAATTCGTGCGGCTTAGCGCCTGGCGACTGGGTGTGGCGTGTATGACCGATCGCGAGGATGTCCCTGCCCGAGCGCGCGTGGAGGGCGAAAGCCTTGAAATGGCGGGCCGCGCGGCGCGGCTGCGTTTCTTTGCCCGGGTTGCGGAAGCCTTCGGCGCGGATGCAGTCGCGGTGGCCCATACGGCGGACGATGCCGCGGAAACTTTTCTCCTGCGGCTGCTTCGGGGCAGCGGAACGGCGGGTCTCGGTGGACTGGCTGCGGAATCGCGAATCGGGGGCGTTCGCTTGGTGCGACCGTTAATTGACGTTACGCGCGCCGAAGTCGAGGCGTTCCTTCGCGCGCACCGAATCCCATGGCGCGAGGATATGACGAACAGGGATCTGTCGATTCCGCGCAATCGGATGCGGATTGAGCTGATCCCCCTGTTGGAACGCCACTACCAGCCGAGGATTCGCGAAATTCTCGTCCGGACCGCGGAGGCGGTTCGCGCGGATGCCGAACTTCTTGAGCCGCAGATCCGACGCGCGTTCTCACGGGCTCGAGAGGCAGACGGGCTGTCGGTGAGAGCGTTGGCCTCGTTGCCGCCCGCGTTGCGGCGGCATGTTTTCGCCCGGTGGCTGAGGGCGGGCGGGGTCGATCCTTCGCGGATCGACGCTCGCATGATCGAGCGACTGGACGACCTTGTGCAGCGCGAGGCAAGAGCGGCGGATCTGGCGGACGGGCTCGTCGCGCGGGTCCGTCAGGGCCTTCTGGAAATGGGTTACCCGAACGCGCCCAAGCCGGCTCCTGCGCCGGCCTCCCTGCCCATACCCGGCTCGGTACGTTGGGGGGGCTTCAGGGTTAGGGCGGAACTGGGGCATGGGATTCTTCGGCCACCTCGCGGCCGCGCGGGCGCGTTTCCCGCGGAAGCGTCGATCCGTTTGCCCGCGGCCGACGAGCAGCTCTCTGTCGCTGCGCCTTGGCCCGGCGCGCGTATCGCGCCGGTTGGATTGGCTGGATCCGTGAAATTGCAAGACCTTTTTGTAAACCATCGCGTGCCGTCGACGGATCGAAAATTAATGCCGCTGGTCGTGTGCGGCAGCGAAGTAGTGTGGGTACCTGGTTATCGGGTCGCGCAACGATGGGCCGTTCCGGAGGAAGGGGCAATCTGCGTCCATCTGAAAGCGGACCGCGGAGAATCGGACGAGGATGAATAG
- a CDS encoding CNNM domain-containing protein, whose translation MSALELILIVAGAAGSWFFSGMETGLISMNRLRLRHLVRRKVRGADILQNFLEHPDHLLGTMLVGNNIANTMLSVVAASVGDRAMGAAGAWLASVMVTLSLLIFCEYFPKAWFQSHPTRRCLPFASVLDAVARVLRPLSWLLMRVVRALVPLPSRREENSPPVITREELIHLTHETQKAGVLTAEEVRMITGVMELKSITAEQLMVPRDQIVYIHHDTSAEDIKLFARARAFNQFPVYDRNARKFIGIVYVMDVLCDPSPAGKTAKDYMRPPQLVDKDVPADHVLPRMRVTRQPVVLVTDGERGVIGMLTLERVVAEFAGA comes from the coding sequence ATGAGCGCGCTGGAACTCATTTTGATTGTCGCGGGGGCTGCGGGCTCGTGGTTTTTCTCCGGGATGGAAACCGGCCTGATTTCCATGAATCGCCTTCGGCTTCGTCATCTCGTCCGCCGCAAGGTCCGCGGAGCGGATATCCTTCAAAACTTCCTCGAGCATCCGGACCACCTTTTGGGAACGATGCTCGTGGGCAACAACATCGCGAACACGATGCTGTCGGTCGTTGCGGCCAGCGTAGGGGACCGCGCGATGGGCGCGGCGGGCGCATGGTTGGCAAGCGTCATGGTGACGCTTTCCCTGCTGATTTTCTGCGAATATTTCCCGAAAGCGTGGTTCCAAAGTCATCCGACTCGCCGCTGCCTGCCCTTTGCATCCGTCCTCGACGCGGTCGCGCGCGTTCTGAGGCCGCTGAGCTGGTTGCTTATGCGCGTGGTACGCGCCCTCGTGCCGCTTCCGAGCCGCCGCGAGGAAAACAGCCCGCCGGTCATCACGCGCGAGGAATTGATTCACCTCACTCATGAAACACAAAAAGCCGGCGTTCTGACCGCGGAAGAGGTCCGCATGATCACCGGCGTCATGGAGCTCAAATCCATTACAGCCGAACAACTCATGGTGCCGAGGGACCAGATTGTTTACATTCATCACGACACCTCGGCAGAGGACATCAAACTCTTTGCGCGCGCGCGAGCGTTCAATCAATTCCCGGTCTATGACCGGAACGCTCGCAAATTCATCGGCATCGTTTATGTCATGGACGTTCTCTGCGACCCTTCACCGGCGGGGAAAACGGCGAAGGATTACATGCGCCCCCCGCAACTGGTGGATAAGGACGTGCCCGCCGATCACGTGCTCCCGCGCATGCGGGTCACCAGACAGCCCGTCGTCCTCGTTACCGATGGAGAGCGCGGCGTGATCGGAATGCTGACGCTGGAACGAGTGGTCGCCGAGTTCGCGGGCGCCTGA
- a CDS encoding hemolysin family protein gives MNAFELLVFCGLLVCSAFFSSSETMFFSLNPLQIRRLSQRNPELGRKVHDLLANPTRLLSTILIGNTIVNVAIAAVGYNIAKRLVPGFGEAVAIPVVTVLLIIFGEAGPKRFGLKFAERFAPLYAPVLEGLAIAFSPLRSILEALTKRFEALFRPRGRGLSEDEFKTVLEIGNEEGILNADELAMIKSIIQLEDMKVSDVMTPRVDIIGLDLDGDSSEFVAKARAARRNFLPLYRGQLENIEGFLNVRRFLLDPDHNVERAREPPFFVPETMPLNRLLLQFQNEHRRIAIVVDEYGGVAGLVTRGDILEEITGEIYQELNRPRPLFQPAGPNRWLMDANFSLEELNRKLGLRLEAEGVDRLAGWITHHLGHLPEKDDVVVAQGVRVTVLQTVRLRVTLAQLEKLPDATDSGEASG, from the coding sequence ATGAATGCGTTTGAACTGCTCGTGTTTTGCGGATTGCTCGTCTGCTCCGCGTTTTTTTCCAGCAGCGAGACGATGTTCTTTTCGCTTAACCCCTTACAAATACGAAGGTTGTCCCAGCGAAACCCCGAGCTGGGCCGCAAGGTTCACGACCTGCTCGCCAACCCAACGCGGTTGCTGTCGACCATCCTCATCGGCAACACCATCGTGAATGTCGCGATTGCCGCAGTCGGCTACAACATTGCGAAAAGGCTTGTGCCGGGATTTGGAGAGGCGGTGGCCATCCCGGTCGTCACTGTCCTTCTCATCATCTTTGGGGAGGCCGGCCCCAAACGATTCGGGCTCAAATTTGCCGAGCGGTTTGCTCCACTGTATGCCCCTGTCTTGGAGGGACTCGCTATTGCCTTCAGTCCCCTACGCAGCATTCTCGAGGCACTAACCAAGCGGTTTGAGGCGTTGTTCCGACCACGCGGCCGGGGCCTGAGCGAGGACGAATTCAAAACAGTCCTCGAGATTGGCAACGAAGAGGGCATCCTCAATGCGGACGAGCTCGCGATGATCAAATCGATTATCCAGCTCGAGGACATGAAGGTCAGCGACGTGATGACCCCCCGGGTGGACATCATCGGACTGGACCTCGACGGCGATTCGTCCGAGTTCGTGGCGAAGGCACGCGCGGCACGGCGAAATTTTCTGCCTCTATACCGAGGGCAGCTTGAAAATATCGAGGGATTTCTAAACGTCCGGCGATTTTTGCTGGATCCAGACCACAATGTGGAACGGGCGCGCGAACCGCCTTTTTTTGTTCCGGAAACCATGCCGCTCAATCGCCTGCTCCTGCAGTTCCAAAATGAGCACCGTCGGATCGCGATCGTGGTCGATGAATACGGAGGGGTCGCCGGTCTGGTGACCCGCGGCGACATCCTGGAAGAGATCACCGGCGAGATCTACCAAGAACTGAACCGACCGCGCCCGCTGTTCCAGCCCGCGGGACCCAACCGCTGGCTGATGGATGCGAATTTCAGCCTCGAGGAACTCAACCGCAAGCTCGGCCTCCGCCTCGAGGCGGAGGGTGTGGATCGGCTTGCCGGCTGGATCACGCACCATCTCGGACACCTTCCGGAAAAGGACGATGTCGTCGTGGCTCAGGGCGTTCGAGTGACCGTGCTGCAGACGGTGCGGCTCCGCGTGACACTTGCGCAGCTTGAAAAATTGCCGGACGCCACGGATTCCGGGGAGGCGTCCGGATGA
- a CDS encoding secondary thiamine-phosphate synthase enzyme YjbQ encodes MKRLSLQTNARTDFREITAAVQDAAAGLGVRDGVVTVFVPHTTAGITINEHADPDVMRDVGHALDRLVPWRDPAYRHAEGNSAAHVKSILVGSSVRVPVVGGRLQLGTWQGIFFCEFDGPRTREVWVVAG; translated from the coding sequence ATGAAACGGTTGTCTCTGCAAACCAACGCACGAACGGATTTTAGGGAAATCACAGCCGCGGTGCAAGACGCAGCGGCCGGGCTGGGGGTTCGAGATGGCGTCGTGACCGTCTTTGTCCCGCACACCACGGCCGGAATTACGATCAACGAGCACGCGGATCCCGATGTTATGCGAGATGTGGGCCATGCTCTGGACCGCTTGGTGCCATGGCGCGACCCCGCCTATCGCCATGCGGAGGGCAACTCGGCAGCCCACGTGAAGTCGATCCTCGTGGGGTCGTCAGTCCGCGTGCCAGTAGTGGGTGGCCGCTTGCAGCTCGGTACGTGGCAGGGCATCTTTTTCTGCGAATTCGACGGCCCGCGGACGCGCGAGGTGTGGGTCGTGGCGGGATAA